CTGATTAAAGATTTCTTGAAGGAGATCATGTTTAGGAGTTTGAATATAAGACTCCCAAATAGCTGAATTGTTGCAGCAGTCTTTAAGCTATTTTTGAAACAGAGCGACGGCTAAGCAGGTGCTTATAGCATAATAAGTTGACCAATATGAGTGCCATTCCGTAAAACACATCTTCTACAGGGATGGTTAATATTCTGAAACCAATAATCTGGTTGTTATCATACCAAACTATAGGCGCATCCAGGCCAGTTCCAGTCAATAAACCATTAACGATTAAAAAAGGAAAAAGCAGTACCGTATAAATGATATAGAATTTTGGCAGCCAGCCAATTTTTAAGACATATCTGCTATAGAAGAGCACGGCAGCTAATAACAGAAAAGTGGCTGCCGGATAAATATGACCGCGATATAAAACCGACATCAGTATACAAATCAAAATAAGTGCAGGCGTCAGAATTTTTTCAACGCTGAGCGGAATCGGTTTTTTAATGAACAGATCCAGACAATGAAAAGTAAATACACAGGCGTAGGGGATACAGAAGAAGAATAGAATTTCTTCTATAGGCATATTGCCTGCTGTTAAACCAACCAGATAATCAGGATTAAACCCCCAGACGCCAAGACTGGTAAAATACACATCCCAGAGTAAGAAGATGATTCCGGTTAACAGAACCGCAGGGAAAAAAGCCTTCCAGGTTTTGTAAAAGTTTAGTTTTGGATGAAAAGAATAAATGAAAGGAACACTAATCGTGAAAAAATCAATCAGGAGGTACGTGTACTTCATGCTTCAGTTTTTTTATTGTTCTCAAAGAAATATTTAAACGGGACCCATAACATTCCAAAACACTCTCCATGTTCTTTATTAATATGTTTATGGTGCATTTTATGCGCCCTTCTGATAGCTTTAAAGTACCAGTGATCTGAATTCCTGAATATTTTAAACCGCTGATGGATGAAGATATCATGGATGAAAAAATACGCTGCACCATACAATGTAATTCCTATGCCTATATACAGTGCAACTGTATTTCCGTAAAAAGATCCCATTCCCAGGCAAATAATCCCTGGAATAGCAAAAATCAAAAAGAAAAAATCATTTCTTTCCAAAAAGCCTTCATGATCTTTATGATGGTGGTCACGGTGTAAACTCCAGAACAATCCATGCATAATATATTTGTGTGTAAACCATGCAACTCCTTCCATACCAATAAAAGTTGCTGCTACAATTAGGGTGTTAATTATCCAGTTATTCATAAATTAAACAGTTGATTATAATCACTTTTGACACGTTCGAAGCAAATCTTTAACCAGATGGTATAGTGCTCCGGATTTGTTTTTAACTGAGTTTCCAATGCTTCCAAAGTTACATATTTGAAAGCAGCGACCTCATCAGGATTGGGTACAGGCGTGGTATCACTGATACCAAAATAAACATGATCAAACTCGTTTTCTGAAAGACCATCTTTTAAATCAGCGTAATAGATAAAACTAAACCCAAATTCCAGCTTGCAATCCATGCCCATTTCTTCTTGCAGCCTTCTTTTGGCTCCAGCCTTCGTTTCCTCACCAGGATAAGGGTGACTACAGCATGTATTGCTCCACTGTCCACCTGAATGATATTTATTTAATGCCCTTTGCTGTAACAGGAATTCGCCTTTCTGGTTAAAAATAAATACCGAAAATGCGCGATGAAGCTTTCCACGCTGATGCGCTTCCATTTTCTCCATCAAGCCTGTCATCTGATCGAGCTGATCTACAAGTATTACCTGATCTTTCATTTTTTAAGGTGGTTACGTTCTTTTTCAGTCAGGTGTTTAGAGGCAAACAAATAGTTAATTACCAACTGTTTGAGTGGCTGGTCACGTAGCTGATCCAGATTCTTTATTAATATGTTTTTATCTGCCGTAATCTGGTCATTGTAACCAAGAAAAGAGGGGAGATTCGTTTGAATTGTAAATCTTAAAAACCTGATCTCCAGATTTCCGGGATCAAGGGTAACTGCGTTTTCAATGAATTCCTTACCTTTTTTAAATTTTCTGTATTTTGAAATCGGGCTCATGGTATATTTAGCCTGCATCATTTCGGCGACCCCTTTGTAGCAGATTAAAAGCTCGCTGGATTTATCATCTACTTTGGAAAGCAGTTCCTGAAGTTTGCTCGCTGCTGCTTTATCAGTTGCCGACTGATAATATAAAGCACGCAACTCTGTGATTTCCGGATAAGGTGGAGTTCCAAATATAAACAGAACAAAAAGGGCTAAAATTTTCATATCGCATTCATTTTATAACGAATGATAGAATCACACATCAGGCCAAATTTATGACTGTTAGAAATCCGGATTCTTTTAGACATTACTTTTTCTGCGGTTGCACTTTTAATCTTATTAAACAGCTCCTTATAATAAATGTAAGCGAGATAAACACCGTTTTTGGAAGAAGCGGGTAATTGTTTAATCCCGGCAAGCGCTTGCTTAAATTCCTGTTCTATTTCCTTTTCTATAATTTGCTTTTCGTGATTCGAGAATACGGAAAGGTCAATATTTGGAAAGTAAGTACGGCTCAGGTTAAAGTAATCTGCATTGATATCTCTGAGGAAATTGACTTTCTGGAATGCTGATCCTAACTTCATAGCTGAATCTTTTAGCCGTTCATATTGTACTTTATCGCCTTCTGTAAAAACGTTAAGGCACATTAAGCCAACTACTTCTGCTGAGCCTAAAATGTATTGGTCATACAACTCAGGAGTATATTGCTTTTGATCAAGATCCATCTCCATGCTCTTTAAGAACAGCTCAATCAGTTCTTGGTCAATAGCATATTCGTTCACTACCTGCTGAAAAGAGTTTAATATCGGATTCAGGCTGATTTTATGTTCAATAGCCTCATAACAGTCCTGTCTGAATTTTGCAAGCAGAAACGGTTTGTCAAAATCATGAAAACTATCTACAATTTCGTCGGCAAGGCGTACGAATCCGTAGATTGAATAAATTGGATTGCGTAATTTCTTCCCTAAAAAATAAATGCCTAATGAAAAGCTTGTACTGTAACGTTTGGTTGTGATCTTGCTGCATTCTACAGACAACCGGTCAAATATCTCTTTCATAAGTTTTTATTAAAGTATTTTATCAGTTGACTGGCAGCCACGTGGCCAGAGATAATAGATGGAGGAACGCCTGGCCCGGGTACAGTAAGCTGGCCTGCATAAAACATGTTTTCGACCTTTTTGTTTTTTAATGAAGGTTTGAGATTGGCAGTCTGCATTAATGTGTTTGCTAAACCATAAGCATTGCCCTTATAAGAGTTATAATCCAGTTTAAAATCTGCTACACAATAACTGCTCTTATAATCCAGGTGTTTACGGATTTCAACGCCGGTATAACTTTCCAGACGGTTCATGATCAGCTCAAAATATTGTTCCCTTAGTATTGCTGTGTCTTCCATATTTGTTGCCAGTGGCATTAACACAAACAGATTCTCATGTCCATCGGGTGCTACGGCAGGGTCAGTTCTGGATGGACAGCAGACATAAAACAAGGGTTTAGAAGGCCATTGTGGTTCTTTGTAAATTTCAATAGCATGTTGTTTCAGGTCTTCATCAAAGAATAAGGTGTGGTGACCCAGACGTTCTGTTTTCCTGGTTACGCCCAGATAGAAGATCAGGCAGGAGGGAGCCAGAACACGTTTGTCCCAATATTTCTCCGGGTAATTTCTATAATTTTCGCCAAGCAGCTTTTCTTCTACGTGATGATAATCGGCAGCAGCAATATAACCGTCATAGACTTTTGTCTGTTTGGAAGAGCTCAGGCTTTGAATTTGTTTTCCTTCGATTTTTAAGGCAGAAACGGATTCTCCTAAATGGAATTTTACACCGTTCTTTTCAGCTACTGTTTTCATGGCCTCAATCACTTTTCCAAATCCACCTTTAGGATACCATGTGCCCAGTTTTAAACCTGCATAATTCATTAAACTGTATAACGCAGGCGTATCTTCGGGCGTTGCACCCAGAAATAAAACTGGAAATTCCATCAATGCAATGAGTTTCGGATGCTTAAAATACTTTTTAACGTGGCTACTAAAAGAAGTGAATACTTGTAATTTAAATACACCTTTAATGAGATCCATATCCGCGAACTCCAATAAAGACAGACCCGGTTTATAAACTAGTTTTTCAATTCCGGTTTTATATTTATAGGCTGCTTCTTCCAGAAATTGCTGAAGTTTTAAAGCACTTCCTGGCTCAATCGCTTCAAAAGTATCACAGAGTGCGTTGAAATCTGCCGGGATATCGAGGACGTCGTTTTGACCATATACAACAGAAAAACCGGGATCTAAAAGCTCCAGTTCGTAAAAATCTTTAGCCTGATAACCAAAATCGTTAAAGAATTTCTCAAAGACATCCGGCATCCAGTACCAGCTCGGCCCCATATCAAACACATAACCGTTTTCAGTTTCCATTTGCCTCGCCCGGCCACCAACAGTACTGTTTTTTTCATATACATCAACTTCATAACCATTTTTGGCCAGGTAAGCTGCTGCACTGATGCCAGCAAATCCGGCGCCTATAACTGCTATTTTGGGTAAAGATTGTGCTGCTTTAGTTGGCATTTAAGACGTTTTTGATAGTGTGTTCAAATTCATTAATAGATTGAAACCAATTTACATTTTTGCCCAGTTTCAATTCACTGATCAATTTTCCGTTACCTGCGAGATGAATTCTGTTTTCAGGATAAGCGGTACTTAATTCGCTGAGATAATCATTTGCTGTTTCTAATGGCTGGCTGCGCACCATAAACAATAACATATGTTTGACTTGCTTGTTTTGCATCGCGTCTTTTACAGAGTCCAATGGAACTCTGCCCCCGAGATAAATTACTTTTTGCCCGGCTTGTTTAAGGATGTAATTGGCAAACAAGAGTCCGATATCGTGACCTTCGGCTTCCGGTAAAAATAACAGCCATGATGATTTTACTTCGTTCACCGCAGGCAGGTCATTAATGGCAGCATAGAGCTTTTGCCTGACCAGATTGGATAAAAAATGTTCTTGCGCAGGACAGATATCATCTTTCCTCCACATGAGCCCTAGTCTTACTAACAGGGGATAAATTACCTGTTTATAAGTGGTGATCATTCCATTATCGTGAATACATTTATTGATGAGCTCATCAAATCCGGACTCATCATAAACTAAACCGTATTTTAAAAGCTGGGAGGTGTAGTATTCAAAATGTGCATCGTTTGAAACCGTCTGGTCTATTTCCTTTTTAAGAAAATCATTCATCTCTTTTTCGGAGAGGGCACAGACTTGTGATATTTTCAGACCAGTCTGACTAATACTTACAATATTCAGCAATCTTCTCAGATGATCATCATTGTACATGCGTGTATTTCCTGCTGAACGCATGGGTTCCAGTGCATTATACCTGCGTTCCCAGATTCTGATCGTGTGGACTTGTACGCCCGATAGTTGTTCAAGATCAGAAATGGAGTAATTCATTATGTTTGTCTAGATTTATTTTGTTAAATCTAGACAAACATAATGAATTTTAATATCATTCTAATTGAATAAGTAATGAATGGTAACAAAATAGATTCAAAGCCAGTAGGGGTATACTGTGATGAAAGCGTCTACACTACATGATATGGAAAGCTGTAAGACATTGCCCTTTATTTTTCATTGTTCTGGTTTCCTTATTGATCATTGGGTTGACTTCATGTATTTTAACTTCTAAACTGAACAGTTTTACTTTTCTTAATTTCTACCATTGTCCGTTTCTGGATCTGTTTTTTTCCTATTATACGTTTATGGGGGATGGCATCATGTGTCTCCTCACCAGCATTGTGTTGTTCTTTCTAAAGAAGAAGAAGCTGGCTTTAGCTTTATTACTGGCATTTTTAAGCTCTGGAATTATTGTTCAGATTTTAAAGAAATTGCTTAATGAACCCAGGCCGTCCCTTTATTTTGAGCAGATAGGGTTTAAATATTCCTATTTCATTAATGGGATACAGAAATTGCATTCTGCATCTTTTCCTTCTGGCCATTCTGCTTCTGCTTTTGCTATGTGTATTGTGATTGCATTGTATTTTAAAGATAAACGAGTGAGTGTTTTGTGTTTATTGCTGGCTTTATTTGCAAGTTATTCCAGAATTTATCTTGCACACCATTTTTTACCTGATGTTATGGTTGGTGCATTGATTGGTTCTGTATCCGGATTATTAACATATTACTTTGTCTGGCGGTCTGCGGGCTTGTATACCAATGTAAATACTGATTTTAAAGGGGTAATGAAATAATTCTAATATTTAAAAACTTTACCATCCACCATAACTTCCTGTGTTGCTTCATCAAACACAGCCTTTTTTCCTGTTCTGACGGCTGCATTGGTCATAATATTGGCTATAGAATGATAATAACCCACTTCTACGGGAGCATGCGTCTCTTGACGTGACCTGATACATTCCATCCAGTTCCGCATATGCGCAGAAGTTAATTTATCACCTCCGGTATTTGCAGACGCAGCTACTTTTTCTGTTTGGTTAGTTAGCTTCAGGTCAGGCAACAGGTTCGGCTGCATATGCATTGCGCTTGCTGCATCGGCTTTAAGCCCGCCTTTAGCAGAAACCATATTCGTATTCAGGTTCAGTTCACCACCATTGGAGTAATAAATTTCCGCTGGGTTTTCATCACCATTATGCATGCGGGAGGTAAAGACTACCTGAAAACCGTTCTCCGGATTATTCTGCTGACCATAATCAAATACTGCTGTAGTGGTGTCCCAGTTCCGTCGCCCATCTTTCCATTGATAGATTCCACCGTTGGCAACTACACTACGCGGATGTTTTAATCCTGTAAACCAATGCACTGTGTCAATTTGATGCGACATCCATTGTCCGGGCATGCCCGATGAATATGGCCAGAATAAACGATATTCCAGGTATATACGCGGATCCCATTCTTCAAAGGGCCTGTTGATTAAAAAACGTTTCCAATCCGTATCCTCTTGTTTTAATCTGGCTACTAATTCTGGTCTGCGCCAGCGTCCGGGTTGATTTACATTCCAGCTGAGTTCTACCATCGTAATATCGCCGAACTTGCCGGATTTAATAAATTGTCCGGCCGCTATATAATTGTCACCGCTTCGCCTTTGTGAACCAATCTGAAGAATTTGATTGGATGCTTTTACGGCTTTTAAAGCTGCACGGGCATCAGACATCGTTTCTGCAAAAGGCTTTTCACAATAGACATCACATTTGGCATTGATGGCTTCTATCGCATGTACAGCATGCTGAAAATCGGCCGTGCTCACAATAACAGCGTCCAGATCTTTTAGCTGATATAATTCATCGTTGTTGCGACAGGCTGTAATATCATGTCCTAATTTGGTTTTTAAAAAGTTTTCCCCTAATCCTCTGCGATAGTTCCAGAGATCGGACACGGCAACAATATCAAAGTTCAGTTCCTTGTAATGGTTGAGAAAGCTGGGGAAGAGTGAAGTGGCAAACCGGTCTGAAAAACCGACTACACCGACTCTGACACGCTCATTCGCGCCGATAATATTTCCATAACTTTTAGCCGATAAGCCCATAGTGCCCATGTAGGTTCCAGCGGCAGCAATTGCAGTTTGTTTGATAAATTTTCTTCTTGATGATAACATAGCTGGCGGGATTTAAAGTTGTTTTAATTTGATACTTCTAAAAAATACCTGATCACCGTGATCCTGTAACAGGATATGTCCTTTTGGAGCCATCCCGAAGTTTTTCCAGTCTTTATATTTACTATCTGCTACCAAAGCGAGGAATTCTGCCGATCCTCTTACGTATTCCAGGATCTTATAGCCATTTAGCCAATATTCTATTTTATTATCTGGATAGACTCTGATTAATCCGCTGTTCCATTCACCGATTTTTCGCTGTGCGTTAGGAATTTTTTTACTGGTAATCAGATCATACAAAGAACCCAATGTCCTGTTGCCATTTTTTCCCAATTTCGCATCCGGATGTCTTTCATCATCCAATATCTGATATTCAGGGCCAATTGCAGAGCCTTTATTTCCTTCGGTAAGCGTCACAAAATATTTAACACCGCTATTTGCACCTTCAGTTAGCTTAAAATCGAATTTCATTTCAAAAGCACCATATTGTTTTTCGGTTACGATATCACCACCGTTTGTAGATTCTGCACCATTAGATTTCTGAACACTCAGTTCTCCGTCTTTAATGATCCAGCCACTTTCAGGGAAGGTTGTTTTATAAGCGCCGCGCCAGCCTTTGGTCGTTTTTCCGTCCCACAGTAAGCTATAGCCTGCTGCTTTTTCCTGGGGACTCACTGTATTGGGTACGAGATTGACGACATAAATATTATCCGCTTTTGAAGGTTTCAGCTGTTCAGTCTGTATACGGATATTGCGCCAGTGGATTTGTTTGCCGGGCTGATCATCTTTGCCAATTGCATGTACTTGCAGGGCGATAAATCCAGCAGGGGTCAGCGCGTCCACTACGTTGGCAGTCGGAACACCGTTGATCCAGGTACGGATAGAATTTCCAATACATTCTATGCGGTATTTGTTCCACTGGTCATTTTTAAAGGCTTGTTCTCCTTTCGGGTTAATATCCAGCGGATATAACCAGCCTCTTCTTGCTTCATCATAAATACCTCCGGAAAACTTACGGTCGGAGGGATCAACTTCTACCTGATAACCATGTACTCTTCCATTTTGATAATCAGCATTGCTTTCACTTCGTATTTGCACGCCGGAATTCATGGAATTATCTACTTTCAATTCCAGTTCGAGAATAAAGTCACCGTAGCTTTTTGTAGTGGCGAGAAAGGAATTTGGTGTATTGGAAACTGTCGTCCCTATAATCTCGTTATTAATTACTTCGTATCTGGCTTGTCCGTTAAGTTGTTTCCAGCCTTTGAGATCTTTTCCATTAAATAGATTCTGCCATTTCTGATTTTGTGCCTGGAGGGTTGAGGGCAGGCTGATGAATAATAAACCTGCGAGGGTTAAGAGGTGCTTTGTTTTCATATTTGGTTAGTAGGTTGAGGTTAGCGTTGTCGAATTAGCTAATCTAATATAGTATAATGATATGGAAGATTGAAACTATAAGGTTATAACAACTTATTGATATTTAAAGGTATAAAGGGGTTCTGAGTGTATTAAATACACGTTTTCATTGCTGATATTTTCTTTGTAAAAATTTGGTTATACGCTAAAAGAAAATGCTATGTCTGAATAACTACTTTTGTATGTAAAATGGAACGTACTATAAAACAGACGTTTGCGGTGACATGTTAAGTATTTGTAGCAAGAGGTTTAATAATTACAATGTTTTTTGCTTTTAAGTTTAAGCCCTGACGGTGTTAAAAACCGAGATTTTTCTATGTTTACACTTGTATGCTATTGATTACTAGTTGTTAATGGCAGAATTTTTGACGTAATTGTGGTAGTTAATATTTTACAACCCTAAAACAAAAAGTTATGGCTTTCAAAGCAAGATTAAACTTTTCGGGCAAGGAGTACGATGTGCTTCACTGTGCCTATTCTCTAAACCGTGATGTAGATGCAAAAGGAAGACCCTCTTCCGGAGTGTATGGTGGAACGATCGATATCGAACTCGAATCTACCGAAGACACCTCTGTCATCGAAGCAATGGTAAACAACCAGTACAAACCTTTAGCTGGCACGCTGCTGATTAAAAAATCAGAAGAAGATGCCAAGATGAAGGAAGTTCATTTTGAAGACGGGTATATTGTGAAATATACCGAAGGAATCAACATCACCGGAGATAATCCGATGACCTTGAAATTCCAGATCTCTGCACGTAAACTAAAAGCAGGGAATGCCGAACATGTTAATGATTGGCCAAAAGCGTAATTCAAATTCAGGAAGTTTAACATTTAAAAAAAATTATCATGGCATTTAAAACCAGGTTGACTCTAGGGTCGAAAGAATTCGATGTGCTGCAATGCAGCTATTCATTAAACAGAGATGTGGACGCAAAGGGACGTCCGTCATCAGGAGTTTATGGTGGAACTATTCATTTAGAAATTGAATCTACTGAAGATACTTCAGTAATTGAGTCTATGGTGAATAACCAGTATAAGCCACAAGCAGGAACAATTGTATTCAAAAAGGGTGAAGAAGATGCAAAAATGAAAGAATTGCATTTCGAAGATGGTTACATCATCCAGTACAATGAAGGGATTGCAGTGAACGACAATACTCCAATGACTTTGAGCTTTGTAGTATCTGCGCGTAAACTTAAGATTGGTAATGCTGAGCATACCAACGACTGGCCAAAAGCTTAGTTAGCACAATCTACCTCTGTATCTGTAGGAAGCCGGGACGGTTTCCTACAGTTTTTCTATTGAATCATCTTCTTACTTATTCATCATGGTAAACAAGCTAATTGTAGACATCAGCATAGAGCAGGTGACTATAACGCATTTCAGCCGTTTTACGCTGGATCAGCGTTTTAATGAACATCATACTTTTGAACTTCGTATCAATCATGACCAGATTGAAAATACTGGTGGTATTACACTCACAAAATCTAAAGATTTTATAGGTAAGAATTTAACTATTCAGTTTGCACGATTAGGCGATACCGGAAATATTTTCACAGGAATAATTACTAAAGTTGAAATTGCCCAGACTCATGGGCTCCGGGGTGATATTGTGATTACAGGTTATAGTCCTGATATTTTACTGAACAGGGGGCCTGATCTTGGCTCTTATCTGAATAAAGATCTTAAAAGTATAATTACGCAAGCCACTAATGATACTCCACAGAATGATCTTGACTTTCAAATTAATCCTGGCTACAGTGCTGCAATTGATTATCTGATACAATATAAAGAGAGTGATTTTGATTTCATCAACAGGCTTTCCTCAGAATATCATGAATGGTTTTTTTATGATGGCCGCATCCTGCATTTCGGGAAGCCTGATGAACAGGAAGAAATTGCCCTGATTTACGGGCGGGATCTTCAGAGTTTGCAGTACGGAATGCAGATAGCTCCTCTGAATTATAAGAAGTTTGCCTATCATTCTAAGCAGGATGAATTGCTGAGTGCTCAGCCGCAGACTGCAAGTTCCAGCTTTTCAGATGTTTCACATGCAATATCTGCTTCAAATAATGTCTTTAGTAAATGTTTCAATCAGCCTTTAAGTGTCAGAGTTAATTCTCAGAGCGAGATTGACGCTTTTGTGAATGATGAACATAAAGCTTTAGTGTCAGGATTAGTCAGCATTTCTGGCAAAGGAGATAATGCGAAAGTAGGAATAGGGAAAATTGTTAATATCAGTACGAGTATGCACAATGGCTTAGATTTTCAGGTAGAAGATTTCGGTAAATTTATTGTAACTGCCATACACCATGAGATTGATGGCATCGGTCATTATCATCACACTTTTGATGGAGTGGCAGCAGATAGTGAGAAACTCCAGGTAAAAAAGATTCAGAAACCATTTGCTGATATGCAACTGGCTGATGTGGTCGATAATAATGATCCTCAGGGGAATGGGCGTATAAAGGTGAAGTTTAAATGGCAATGCCAGACAAATGATCCTACAGAATGGTTACGCGTAATGACTCCCGATGCAGGAAGCAGTGATAAAGTAAGTAAAAACAGGGGGTTTGTGTTTATTCCGGAAAAGGGAGATCAGGTTGTGGTTGCTTTTGAAGAAGGGAATATCGCCAGGCCAATTGTGATGGGCAGTGTGTTTCACGGCAAAAGTGGAACTGGGGGCAGTGCCAGTAATAATAGTAAAAGCCTGACCTCAAAAAGTGGCCATACTGTTCAGTTAAATGATGGTGGTGGAATAACGATAAAAGATAAAACCGGCGGTAATCATATTGTTGTGGATGGCCAGAATAAGGTAACAGTTACATCAAGTCAGACCGTAGTTTTAACTAATGGTACGGCGGCGATTACGCTTGAAAATGATAAAATCACCATACATGCCTCTGAAATTGAAATTGCGAAAAAAGACGGGAAATCTGCGAAAATTGATATCAACGGAGATTTGACCAATATCAATACAAAGGATATGACAATAACTTCGACTAATAATACAATTACCGGTACCAATAATACGATGTCTGGTAAAAATCACATCACAGGAGGTGATACAAAAATTGATATGGGTGATGTTTTTATTAATTAATATAGGATGAAAGATTCTAAAGTTCTCATTAAACAACCATTTCAGGAACAATATACTATCAGAATAGAATCTGAGGTTAACGGCGTAGATGTATTTGTTACTTCTACAGTGCTATTGAGATACGATTTTAATGTATTAAAAGTAGAAAATGGCCAAATTGAAGTCCGGCTAATCCAATTAGATAACGTGTTATTGGAAGCTAACAATCCAATGATCAGAGAAGTTGCTCAGATCAGCCAGGTATTTGGGCGGATGTATAATGAACTCCATTTATTATTAGATGATAAGGGTTCCATATTAAAAGTATTAAATAATGATCTGGTGCTATCCAAATGGGGGCAGACCAAAGCAGAAATGGAGAAACATATTGCAGGGAATGACGACTTGAGGCATGCAATTTCTCTGAATGATGCAATCTTTAACAGTCCTGAAAGGGTGAGAGAGGCCGCACAGGCAAATGAGTTTTTACGTGTGTACTTTGGGCAGGTATATGGAGTGGATTTGCCTTTGAAAACCAGTTTTAAAGGAACTAATATTTTTAATACTGTTAATATGGACTGGACGCTTGCAATTAATAGCTCAGTCTCTTTACCGCCAGTTCCTGGTGTAAATTCTTTTACAATAAATACTAAAGCTGTCCCGGCTATGACTTTGAATTCAAAGTTTTATGAAGATGCTTATAATCAATTCTCCACTAAAATTGATATTAAAAGTTTAAAGACTGTACTGTTTCAGGAAGAAACCAGGATTATCGATTATCATACAGGGAGAGTACAGGAAGCGGAAGTAAGTAAAGTTGAAATAGCAGAGGAGAAGAAATTGTATAATAAATTGAAATATATTCTTAAAAGTGATTCTGGAATAGTTATTAAGCCAGTAGAAAAGAGTGAGGAATCTGCCGTTTTAGTGGAAGAAGAAAAGAAAGAGACAGGCTCTAAGTTTAAGTTTTTTTAATAGGTAATTGTCTTTTTTTGAAGACAATAAGTTGATTGGATTATGCAGAACAAATTAGGTACATCGATAAAGATATTAAGTCAAACTACGCTGCGCCTTGGTATTTGCACATTACAGTTTGGTGTTTCTACAGAAAAATTCGCTAATGCAGAAAAGGTTACGAATGTGATACTCAAGTTTTCAGGTAAAAAGCCTGTGCATATTGGAGAAACAACCGATGTTTTAAGCCTCGGTCTTAAAATAGTAAGACATGGTGAAAGGTTAGGTATAGGATTTATAAAACGTAAACAGACTATTCAAAAAGTATAAATAATGGGGCATAAAAGAATCA
The sequence above is drawn from the Pedobacter cryoconitis genome and encodes:
- the idi gene encoding isopentenyl-diphosphate Delta-isomerase yields the protein MKDQVILVDQLDQMTGLMEKMEAHQRGKLHRAFSVFIFNQKGEFLLQQRALNKYHSGGQWSNTCCSHPYPGEETKAGAKRRLQEEMGMDCKLEFGFSFIYYADLKDGLSENEFDHVYFGISDTTPVPNPDEVAAFKYVTLEALETQLKTNPEHYTIWLKICFERVKSDYNQLFNL
- a CDS encoding sterol desaturase family protein produces the protein MNNWIINTLIVAATFIGMEGVAWFTHKYIMHGLFWSLHRDHHHKDHEGFLERNDFFFLIFAIPGIICLGMGSFYGNTVALYIGIGITLYGAAYFFIHDIFIHQRFKIFRNSDHWYFKAIRRAHKMHHKHINKEHGECFGMLWVPFKYFFENNKKTEA
- a CDS encoding phosphatase PAP2 family protein, which produces MIWKAVRHCPLFFIVLVSLLIIGLTSCILTSKLNSFTFLNFYHCPFLDLFFSYYTFMGDGIMCLLTSIVLFFLKKKKLALALLLAFLSSGIIVQILKKLLNEPRPSLYFEQIGFKYSYFINGIQKLHSASFPSGHSASAFAMCIVIALYFKDKRVSVLCLLLALFASYSRIYLAHHFLPDVMVGALIGSVSGLLTYYFVWRSAGLYTNVNTDFKGVMK
- a CDS encoding lycopene cyclase domain-containing protein; the protein is MKYTYLLIDFFTISVPFIYSFHPKLNFYKTWKAFFPAVLLTGIIFLLWDVYFTSLGVWGFNPDYLVGLTAGNMPIEEILFFFCIPYACVFTFHCLDLFIKKPIPLSVEKILTPALILICILMSVLYRGHIYPAATFLLLAAVLFYSRYVLKIGWLPKFYIIYTVLLFPFLIVNGLLTGTGLDAPIVWYDNNQIIGFRILTIPVEDVFYGMALILVNLLCYKHLLSRRSVSKIA
- a CDS encoding phytoene/squalene synthase family protein, which encodes MKEIFDRLSVECSKITTKRYSTSFSLGIYFLGKKLRNPIYSIYGFVRLADEIVDSFHDFDKPFLLAKFRQDCYEAIEHKISLNPILNSFQQVVNEYAIDQELIELFLKSMEMDLDQKQYTPELYDQYILGSAEVVGLMCLNVFTEGDKVQYERLKDSAMKLGSAFQKVNFLRDINADYFNLSRTYFPNIDLSVFSNHEKQIIEKEIEQEFKQALAGIKQLPASSKNGVYLAYIYYKELFNKIKSATAEKVMSKRIRISNSHKFGLMCDSIIRYKMNAI
- a CDS encoding phytoene desaturase family protein — encoded protein: MPTKAAQSLPKIAVIGAGFAGISAAAYLAKNGYEVDVYEKNSTVGGRARQMETENGYVFDMGPSWYWMPDVFEKFFNDFGYQAKDFYELELLDPGFSVVYGQNDVLDIPADFNALCDTFEAIEPGSALKLQQFLEEAAYKYKTGIEKLVYKPGLSLLEFADMDLIKGVFKLQVFTSFSSHVKKYFKHPKLIALMEFPVLFLGATPEDTPALYSLMNYAGLKLGTWYPKGGFGKVIEAMKTVAEKNGVKFHLGESVSALKIEGKQIQSLSSSKQTKVYDGYIAAADYHHVEEKLLGENYRNYPEKYWDKRVLAPSCLIFYLGVTRKTERLGHHTLFFDEDLKQHAIEIYKEPQWPSKPLFYVCCPSRTDPAVAPDGHENLFVLMPLATNMEDTAILREQYFELIMNRLESYTGVEIRKHLDYKSSYCVADFKLDYNSYKGNAYGLANTLMQTANLKPSLKNKKVENMFYAGQLTVPGPGVPPSIISGHVAASQLIKYFNKNL
- a CDS encoding MerR family transcriptional regulator produces the protein MNYSISDLEQLSGVQVHTIRIWERRYNALEPMRSAGNTRMYNDDHLRRLLNIVSISQTGLKISQVCALSEKEMNDFLKKEIDQTVSNDAHFEYYTSQLLKYGLVYDESGFDELINKCIHDNGMITTYKQVIYPLLVRLGLMWRKDDICPAQEHFLSNLVRQKLYAAINDLPAVNEVKSSWLLFLPEAEGHDIGLLFANYILKQAGQKVIYLGGRVPLDSVKDAMQNKQVKHMLLFMVRSQPLETANDYLSELSTAYPENRIHLAGNGKLISELKLGKNVNWFQSINEFEHTIKNVLNAN